In the genome of Mytilus edulis chromosome 3, xbMytEdul2.2, whole genome shotgun sequence, one region contains:
- the LOC139517122 gene encoding protein Wnt-11-like yields the protein MRNSDGVIRTGFIVVPTLILILVQTQNSVGVKWLAMHEKRFSEWNTYQNCSKSLGLVKKQVKLCRTNLDLMRTFSHAAYIASKTCQEQFADRRWNCSSLLKVPKLSRDLSRGTREQSYVYAIASSALVHSIARACSLGVTTKCSCGSLPDKPPDDQHKWGGCSDNVRYGVYLTTSFTEASLTRKGKPKTSKKADMNRHNNGAGAQIVSDSLKIACKCHGVSGSCAIKTCFRSMPNFSAVGLMLKDKYIAAVEAKRKRKKSKKVFVPLFPHRQSVTTNTLIYYTKSPDYCSRDPKTGAEGTEGRYCDKGSQGWGGCDILCCGRGYKSFTREIVERCECKYYWCCYVKCKECSKTLHLNVCR from the exons AGCAATGCATGAAAAAAGATTTTCCGAGTGGAATACATATCAGAACTGTTCAAAATCATTAGGACTAGTTAAGAAACAAGTGAAATTATGTAGAACTAATTTAGATTTAATGAGAACATTTTCACATGCAGCATATATAGCTAGTAAAACATGCCAAGAACAATTTGCCGATAGACGATGGAATTGTTCCTCTCTGCTCAAAGTACCAAAATTATCACGTGATTTATCTCGAG GTACACGAGAACAGTCCTACGTTTATGCAATAGCATCTTCTGCATTAGTACATTCCATTGCACGTGCATGTAGTTTGGGTGTAACCACAAAATGTAGTTGTGGATCACTCCCTGACAAACCACCTGACGATCAACATAAATGGGGAGGGTGTAGTGATAATGTGAGATATGGTGTATATTTAACGACGAGTTTCACAGAGGCTTCACTTACACGGAAAGgaaaaccaaaaacatcaaaGAAAGCGGACATGAACCGACATAACAATGGAGCTGGAGCACAG ATAGTTTCCGATAGTTTGAAGATAGCGTGCAAGTGTCATGGAGTTTCAGGATCATGCGCAATAAAGACATGCTTCCGATCAATGCCAAACTTTTCAGCTGTAGGGCTGAtgttaaaagacaaatatatTGCCGCTGTTGaagcaaaaagaaaaagaaaaaaatcaaagaaagttTTTGTACCATTATTTCCACATAGACAAAGTGTTACAACAAACACgttaatttattatacaaaatctCCTGATTACTGCAGTCGCGACCCCAAAACGGGGGCAGAGGGTACAGAGGGGAG atactgCGATAAAGGTAGTCAAGGTTGGGGAGGCTGTGATATCCTTTGTTGTGGCAGAGGTTATAAAAGTTTCACAAGAGAAATTGTGGAAAGATGTGAATGTAAATACTATTGGTGTTGTTATGTCAAATGTAAAGAATGTTCCAAAACACTTCACTTAAATGTGTGTCGATAA